The Lycium ferocissimum isolate CSIRO_LF1 chromosome 10, AGI_CSIRO_Lferr_CH_V1, whole genome shotgun sequence genome window below encodes:
- the LOC132034722 gene encoding protein ALP1-like: protein MRLRDWQGDNPPPQCREELFNMKHARARNVIERAFGVLKGRWGILRSPSWYSVKIHTRIISACCLLHNFIRREMEVDPLDTETEFNMEHQHEPEHANIDTVEPSDEWTTWRDELAQSMWNERSSN from the coding sequence ATGCGGCTAAGGGATTGGCAAGGTGACAATCCACCACCTCAATGCCGAGAAGAGTTGTTTAATATGAAACATGCTAGGGCGCGCAATGTTATTGAAAGAGCATTTGGTGTACTGAAAGGACGTTGGGGAATTCTTAGAAGTCCTTCGTGGTACTCGGTTAAGATTCATACTAGAATCATTAGTGCATGTTGTTTGTTACACAATTTCATTCGAAGAGAGATGGAAGTTGATCCGTTAGACACGGAAACAGAATTCAACATGGAGCATCAACACGAACCTGAACATGCAAATATTGATACCGTTGAACCATCCGATGAGTGGACCACTTGGAGGGATGAGCTAGCTCAGTCTATGTGGAATGAAAGATCTAGCAATTAG